From a region of the Nocardia sp. XZ_19_385 genome:
- a CDS encoding glycosyltransferase, which translates to MRVAIPLTGTRGDVQPAVALGLELRRRGHDVFVGAPPNLVDFVTRAGLTAAPCGPDVQQLYSSEEGQRALAAGSSFRLMQLVGKQMAGYAARMNHEVISVCRDADIIVSTMLTEDRAASVSEAMGVPMVSLHGFPSRMNGAYPFPGVLPPTARPPALVNRATWVLAENLRRVVFLKYLNQLRAELGLRRSFASPAEMLARRGVPEVQIYDPALVPGLAEEWGTSRPLVGFLPLERFTREAIGELAADHGEIIAWIGEGEPPVYFGFGSMPIRDTRAVLSIVEDVCTRLGRRGLVSAGWSDLDLADAETGAQLKVVGPLAHDIVFPLCAAAVHHGGIGTTFESLRAGLPTVVCSVSFDQPMWGGQVERLGVGAHLSFQKLDREHLTSALRTALAEETRQRTKTLAGQLYSHSDATSRTADIVESTA; encoded by the coding sequence ATGAGAGTCGCGATCCCGTTGACGGGTACCCGCGGGGACGTCCAGCCAGCCGTCGCGCTCGGGCTGGAGTTGCGCCGGCGCGGGCACGATGTGTTCGTCGGCGCGCCCCCGAACCTGGTCGACTTCGTCACCCGGGCCGGTTTGACCGCGGCGCCGTGCGGCCCCGATGTCCAGCAGCTCTACTCCTCGGAGGAAGGCCAGCGCGCGCTCGCCGCGGGCAGCAGCTTCCGGTTGATGCAGCTGGTCGGCAAGCAGATGGCCGGGTACGCGGCGCGGATGAACCACGAGGTCATCAGCGTGTGCCGGGACGCCGACATCATCGTCTCGACCATGCTCACCGAGGACCGGGCGGCATCGGTGTCCGAGGCGATGGGCGTCCCGATGGTGTCATTGCACGGGTTCCCGTCCCGCATGAACGGCGCTTATCCGTTCCCCGGCGTGCTGCCGCCGACCGCGCGGCCACCGGCCCTGGTCAACCGTGCGACCTGGGTGCTGGCCGAAAATCTGCGGCGCGTGGTCTTCCTGAAGTACCTGAACCAGTTGCGCGCCGAACTCGGCCTGCGGCGATCCTTCGCCAGCCCGGCCGAGATGCTGGCCCGCCGGGGGGTGCCGGAGGTGCAGATCTACGACCCCGCGCTGGTGCCGGGCCTGGCCGAGGAATGGGGCACGAGCCGGCCGCTGGTCGGATTCCTGCCGCTGGAACGGTTCACCCGGGAGGCGATCGGCGAACTCGCCGCCGACCACGGGGAGATCATCGCCTGGATCGGGGAGGGCGAACCGCCGGTGTACTTCGGTTTCGGCAGCATGCCGATCCGCGACACCCGCGCGGTGCTGTCGATCGTCGAGGACGTGTGCACCCGGCTGGGGCGGCGCGGGCTGGTCAGCGCGGGCTGGAGCGATCTGGACCTCGCCGATGCCGAGACCGGTGCGCAGCTCAAGGTTGTCGGACCGCTCGCCCACGACATCGTCTTCCCGCTGTGCGCGGCGGCGGTGCACCACGGCGGCATCGGCACCACCTTCGAAAGCTTGCGGGCGGGTCTGCCGACGGTGGTGTGCTCGGTGTCGTTCGACCAGCCGATGTGGGGTGGGCAGGTGGAGCGCCTCGGTGTGGGCGCGCATCTGTCGTTCCAGAAACTCGACCGTGAGCACCTGACCTCCGCGCTGCGCACCGCCCTTGCCGAGGAAACCCGGCAGCGCACGAAAACCCTTGCCGGTCAGCTCTACTCGCACTCCGACGCCACCTCCCGCACGGCCGACATCGTGGAGTCGACCGCGTGA
- a CDS encoding ABC transporter permease produces MFVRSGRHTLRSRDTLVISVLLPILIMLLFVYVFGGAIEVEGPYLDYVVPGIVLLCTGFGASITATAVAGDMTSGAVQRFRTLPMFRQALLAGHAGEGLLRNLAAITIVLIVATILGFRPRADVLGWLTALAVIVLFVLAVTWIAVALGLLARSPEAAGGFTYAIMFIPYLSSAFVPTATMPGWLRGFADHQPATAVVDSLRAEWGGAGNSSVVSAVLWCFGLAAMGYVTAAVLYERR; encoded by the coding sequence ATGTTCGTGCGCAGCGGGCGGCATACGCTGCGTAGTCGCGACACCCTGGTGATCTCGGTGCTCTTGCCGATCTTGATCATGCTGCTGTTCGTATACGTGTTCGGCGGCGCGATCGAGGTCGAAGGGCCGTATCTGGACTATGTCGTTCCGGGAATTGTGCTGCTGTGCACGGGGTTCGGTGCATCGATCACTGCGACGGCCGTAGCGGGGGACATGACTTCGGGTGCGGTGCAACGGTTCCGCACCCTGCCGATGTTCCGGCAGGCGCTGCTGGCCGGGCACGCAGGGGAGGGATTGCTGCGGAATCTGGCGGCCATCACCATCGTGCTGATTGTTGCCACGATTCTCGGATTCCGGCCGCGCGCAGATGTTTTGGGCTGGTTGACGGCGCTGGCGGTGATCGTGCTCTTCGTGCTCGCGGTGACCTGGATCGCCGTCGCACTCGGCTTGCTGGCACGCAGTCCCGAAGCGGCAGGCGGGTTCACCTACGCGATCATGTTCATCCCGTACCTCAGTAGTGCGTTCGTGCCGACCGCCACGATGCCGGGATGGTTGCGCGGGTTCGCCGACCATCAACCCGCCACGGCAGTGGTCGACAGTTTGCGCGCGGAGTGGGGCGGTGCGGGCAACAGCAGCGTGGTCAGCGCCGTCTTATGGTGCTTCGGGTTGGCAGCGATGGGTTATGTCACGGCAGCGGTTCTATATGAACGGCGTTGA
- a CDS encoding MerR family transcriptional regulator yields the protein MPEYRIDDLARAAGTTTRNVRAYQERGLLPPPLGKDGRASLYGDAHLERLRLIDALLQRGFTTAHIADFITSWETGKDLTEVLGLQHAVTAPWGADETFEVSRELIGTILGAETDELVERLREMKLVRLEGDTVVFTDTQLLASFAELHEYGIELRMLIEIYAKVADRIDDVTHIMITAAKQHIVDEHGAGWLPDTNAEIAQTTTMLTKMRELAVAAVHSTLARSLDVTLRRELGDYLATAAERTPSRPEST from the coding sequence ATGCCGGAGTACCGAATCGATGACCTCGCTCGCGCCGCGGGCACCACCACCCGCAATGTCCGGGCCTATCAGGAACGCGGCCTGCTCCCACCGCCGCTGGGCAAGGACGGCCGCGCCAGCCTCTACGGCGACGCGCATCTGGAACGCCTGCGCTTGATCGACGCGCTGTTGCAGCGCGGTTTCACCACCGCGCACATCGCCGACTTCATCACCAGCTGGGAGACCGGCAAAGACCTCACCGAGGTGCTCGGCCTGCAGCACGCGGTCACCGCGCCGTGGGGCGCCGACGAAACCTTCGAGGTCTCGCGCGAGCTCATCGGGACCATCCTGGGCGCCGAGACCGACGAACTCGTCGAACGGCTGCGCGAGATGAAACTGGTGCGCCTCGAGGGCGACACGGTGGTCTTCACCGATACCCAGCTGCTCGCCTCGTTCGCCGAACTGCACGAGTACGGCATCGAGCTGCGCATGCTGATCGAGATCTACGCCAAGGTCGCCGATCGTATCGACGACGTCACCCACATCATGATCACCGCCGCGAAACAGCACATCGTGGACGAGCACGGCGCGGGCTGGCTGCCGGACACCAACGCCGAAATCGCCCAGACCACAACGATGCTCACCAAGATGCGCGAGCTGGCGGTGGCGGCGGTGCACAGCACGCTGGCGCGGTCGCTGGATGTGACCTTGCGCCGGGAACTCGGCGACTACCTCGCCACCGCCGCCGAACGCACACCCAGCCGGCCGGAGTCCACCTAG
- a CDS encoding NAD(P)/FAD-dependent oxidoreductase, with protein sequence MKTIDVAIIGAGFAGIGAAIRLRQKGIHDFTLFERGTKIGGTWRDNTYPGAACDIPSRLYSYSFARNPDWSHTYSGSNEILGYIESMAADYGLHERIRFGHTVAGIEFDESAGHWTIDIEGRDPVRARSVVLASGPLANASFPAIRGIEDYEGHKIHSARWDHDYDFTGKKVAVVGTGASAVQIIPELVKQAASVKVFQRTPGWVLPRVNRRTSPLLKQLYRQVPASESLARQAWFYGHESVALGVVWNTPLTRVVEMVGKAQLRRQVKDPWLRRQLTPDFRAGCKRLLMTDDYYPALQQDNCKLITWPIARLSEKGIRTAEGVEHQADCIVFATGFDVSKAGTPIPIVGRDGRVLAQEWSKGAYAYKSVAVSGYPNLFFTFGPNSGPGHNSALVYMEAQLDYLSGAIKTILDRDLRLLDVRREKQDRYNAAIQRRLTATTWNSGCHSWYLTEDGFNATMYPGFATQYVNQLRTLKLDDYEVVESVPARPKIAAVS encoded by the coding sequence ATGAAGACCATCGACGTTGCCATCATCGGTGCGGGATTCGCGGGTATCGGGGCCGCGATCCGGTTGCGGCAAAAGGGCATCCACGATTTCACACTGTTCGAGCGTGGCACGAAGATCGGCGGGACCTGGCGCGACAACACCTATCCCGGTGCGGCGTGCGACATTCCGTCGCGGCTGTACTCCTACAGTTTCGCACGGAACCCGGATTGGTCGCACACCTACTCGGGCAGCAACGAGATTCTCGGCTACATCGAGTCGATGGCCGCCGATTACGGTCTGCACGAACGGATTCGGTTCGGCCATACGGTCGCCGGGATCGAGTTCGACGAGTCGGCCGGGCACTGGACCATCGACATCGAAGGACGGGATCCGGTCCGGGCCCGCTCGGTGGTGCTCGCGTCGGGTCCGCTGGCCAACGCCAGCTTCCCGGCCATCCGCGGCATCGAGGACTACGAGGGGCACAAGATCCACAGTGCTCGTTGGGATCACGACTACGACTTCACCGGCAAGAAGGTCGCGGTGGTCGGCACCGGAGCCAGTGCGGTGCAGATCATTCCGGAGCTGGTCAAGCAGGCAGCCTCGGTGAAGGTGTTCCAGCGGACACCGGGCTGGGTGCTGCCGCGCGTCAACCGGCGCACCAGCCCGCTGCTCAAACAGCTCTACCGACAGGTGCCCGCCTCCGAATCGCTGGCCCGCCAGGCCTGGTTCTACGGGCACGAATCGGTAGCACTCGGCGTCGTGTGGAACACCCCGCTGACTCGCGTGGTGGAGATGGTCGGCAAGGCGCAGTTGCGCAGGCAGGTCAAGGATCCGTGGCTGCGGCGCCAGCTCACCCCCGATTTCCGGGCGGGCTGCAAGCGGCTGCTGATGACCGACGACTACTACCCGGCGTTGCAGCAGGACAACTGCAAGCTCATCACCTGGCCGATCGCCCGCCTCTCCGAGAAGGGCATCCGCACCGCGGAAGGCGTTGAGCACCAGGCGGATTGCATCGTGTTCGCGACCGGGTTCGATGTGTCCAAGGCGGGCACGCCGATCCCGATCGTCGGACGCGATGGCAGGGTGCTGGCCCAGGAATGGTCCAAAGGCGCCTACGCCTACAAGAGCGTCGCGGTGTCGGGGTATCCGAATCTGTTCTTCACCTTCGGCCCGAACTCCGGCCCCGGCCACAATTCGGCGCTGGTGTACATGGAGGCACAACTGGATTACCTGTCCGGCGCCATCAAGACCATCCTGGACCGCGACCTGCGCCTGCTCGACGTACGCCGGGAAAAGCAGGACCGCTACAACGCGGCCATCCAGCGGCGGCTCACCGCCACCACCTGGAATTCGGGCTGCCACAGCTGGTACCTCACCGAGGACGGTTTCAACGCAACCATGTACCCGGGTTTCGCGACCCAGTACGTCAACCAGTTACGCACCCTGAAACTGGACGACTACGAGGTGGTCGAGTCCGTGCCGGCGCGCCCGAAGATCGCCGCAGTGTCGTGA
- a CDS encoding ferritin-like domain-containing protein, with the protein MAMDFDDMLRKIKDRQWALADIEWDAPGAEMISPELHAKLKPFMADLMWIENVGARGFAAMAKKAPTETLREIYRYFHAEEQKHANAELALMRRWGMLDGDEIPQPNINVKLVIDFLDQYADSMSLSFLGTVIPMLEVALDGALVKFIMDEIEDPVCQEVFKRINADESRHLAVDFAVMDVLGHAEIRKLLIELVGGWVKPTFMIGVLSYVPLLNKMRDNIVAMGVDEEKLYAALKRYGNVGERSEFARRLPMYQIVKMHGGWVINRHHPYHLVADALVKITARVPKVLLRKDPTWSKEITYEPAA; encoded by the coding sequence ATCGCTATGGACTTCGACGATATGCTCCGCAAGATCAAGGACCGGCAGTGGGCGCTGGCCGACATCGAATGGGATGCGCCTGGCGCGGAGATGATTTCGCCGGAGCTGCACGCCAAGCTCAAGCCGTTCATGGCCGATCTGATGTGGATCGAGAACGTGGGCGCCCGCGGTTTCGCCGCCATGGCCAAGAAGGCGCCGACCGAAACCCTGCGCGAGATCTACCGCTACTTCCATGCCGAAGAGCAGAAGCACGCCAACGCCGAACTGGCGCTGATGCGGCGCTGGGGCATGCTCGACGGCGACGAGATCCCGCAGCCGAACATCAACGTCAAGCTGGTCATCGACTTCCTGGATCAGTACGCCGACAGCATGTCACTGTCGTTCCTGGGCACCGTGATTCCGATGCTCGAGGTGGCGCTGGACGGTGCGCTGGTCAAGTTCATCATGGACGAGATCGAGGACCCGGTCTGCCAGGAGGTGTTCAAGCGCATCAACGCCGACGAATCCCGCCATCTGGCCGTCGATTTTGCGGTGATGGACGTGCTGGGTCACGCCGAGATCCGCAAGCTGCTGATCGAACTGGTCGGCGGCTGGGTCAAGCCGACCTTCATGATCGGCGTGCTCAGCTATGTGCCGCTGCTGAACAAGATGCGCGACAACATCGTGGCGATGGGCGTCGACGAGGAGAAGCTGTACGCCGCGCTCAAGCGGTACGGAAACGTCGGGGAGCGCAGTGAATTCGCGCGGCGGCTGCCGATGTATCAGATCGTGAAGATGCACGGCGGCTGGGTGATCAACCGGCATCACCCCTACCACCTGGTGGCCGACGCACTGGTGAAGATCACCGCCCGGGTACCGAAGGTACTGTTGCGAAAGGACCCGACGTGGTCGAAGGAAATCACCTACGAGCCCGCGGCATGA
- a CDS encoding SDR family NAD(P)-dependent oxidoreductase translates to MFGLEKLIPVAVRPRRSYGARAVVTGAGSGIGRAFALEIAARGGQVICADIDEVRADETVALIDREHRGAAHAFRCDVAQREDVQNLARFAASIFEGPASLVINNAGVGIGGKHVGDIGFEDWSWALGINLWGVVHGCEVFTPQLRSSRERPRGIINVASAAGFAAAPSMAAYNTAKAAVMSLSETMAAELSGTGVGVTVLCPTFVKTNVARDGRITGEATRLAETLMRITGFTPDQVAKATLDAHDRGQLYVLPQLDAHVVWRLKRYFPAQYTLVLGLLERLLPQDTSPSPDRITVTDKTGV, encoded by the coding sequence ATGTTCGGACTGGAAAAGCTGATACCGGTGGCGGTACGGCCCCGCCGCTCCTATGGTGCGCGAGCGGTGGTCACCGGCGCGGGCAGCGGTATCGGCCGCGCCTTCGCCCTCGAGATCGCCGCGCGCGGCGGCCAGGTCATCTGCGCCGATATCGACGAGGTGCGCGCGGATGAGACCGTCGCGCTCATCGACCGCGAGCACCGGGGTGCGGCACACGCGTTCCGCTGCGATGTCGCCCAGCGCGAGGACGTGCAGAACCTGGCCCGCTTCGCCGCCTCGATCTTCGAGGGCCCGGCCTCCTTGGTGATCAACAACGCCGGCGTCGGCATCGGCGGAAAACACGTGGGCGACATCGGTTTCGAGGACTGGAGCTGGGCGCTCGGCATCAACCTGTGGGGCGTGGTGCACGGCTGCGAGGTATTCACCCCGCAATTGCGGTCCTCGCGCGAGCGGCCGCGCGGCATCATCAATGTCGCCTCCGCCGCCGGGTTCGCCGCCGCGCCGTCGATGGCGGCCTATAACACCGCCAAGGCCGCGGTGATGTCGCTGTCGGAGACCATGGCCGCCGAACTCAGCGGCACCGGCGTCGGCGTGACGGTGCTGTGCCCGACCTTCGTCAAGACCAATGTCGCCCGCGACGGCCGCATCACCGGTGAGGCCACTCGCCTGGCCGAAACCCTCATGCGCATCACCGGTTTCACCCCCGACCAGGTCGCCAAGGCCACCCTGGACGCGCACGATCGCGGCCAGCTCTATGTGCTGCCGCAGCTGGACGCGCACGTCGTCTGGCGGCTAAAGCGCTACTTCCCCGCGCAGTACACCCTCGTCCTCGGACTGCTGGAACGGCTACTGCCGCAGGACACTTCGCCTTCCCCCGACCGGATCACGGTCACCGACAAGACGGGAGTCTGA
- a CDS encoding alpha/beta hydrolase — MTRSTRTSVPAIPAAPSLRASVAATAAAYALRPLHNAIPMNPPGIWFARQLIATLMTVGGPPMSGITVTKVRDGGVRGEWVCAPGVTFGPRAVYYIHGSGYVLCSARTHRGLAARLSKRTGLPVFVVDYRLAPEHPFPAAADDVEAGYAWLLGRYAAADLVIGCDSAGGHLALDLLIENHRRGQAQPAAVAMFSPLLDLTLGLAAEQERRRPDPLVTAAAASKLPAQYTRGLPADTPRLRLSIPKGTVLPPILVQAGGTEMLAADARALHKMVRAAGGDCVLEIWPGQVHVFQALPVLVPEADRALARAADFLCAAQDSVTVEKVS, encoded by the coding sequence ATGACAAGGTCAACGAGGACCTCGGTCCCCGCCATTCCGGCGGCGCCCTCCCTGCGCGCCTCCGTCGCTGCCACCGCCGCCGCATACGCCCTGCGGCCGCTGCACAACGCGATTCCCATGAACCCGCCCGGCATCTGGTTCGCACGTCAGCTCATCGCCACGCTCATGACCGTCGGCGGCCCGCCGATGTCCGGCATTACCGTCACCAAGGTCCGCGACGGGGGCGTCCGCGGCGAATGGGTATGCGCGCCGGGCGTTACGTTCGGGCCGCGGGCGGTTTATTACATACACGGCAGTGGGTATGTGCTGTGCTCGGCGCGCACCCATCGCGGCCTGGCGGCCCGGTTGTCGAAGCGGACCGGTCTGCCGGTCTTCGTCGTGGACTACCGGCTCGCACCGGAGCACCCGTTCCCGGCGGCCGCCGACGACGTCGAGGCGGGCTACGCCTGGCTGCTCGGCCGCTACGCGGCGGCGGATCTGGTGATCGGCTGCGATTCGGCGGGCGGGCACCTCGCGCTCGACCTGCTCATCGAGAACCATCGCCGGGGCCAGGCCCAACCGGCCGCGGTCGCGATGTTCTCACCGCTGCTCGACCTCACCCTCGGCTTGGCCGCCGAACAGGAACGCCGTCGACCGGACCCGCTCGTCACCGCCGCCGCGGCGAGTAAGTTGCCGGCGCAGTACACCCGGGGGCTGCCCGCCGATACCCCGCGGCTGCGGCTCAGCATCCCGAAAGGCACTGTGCTGCCGCCGATTCTGGTGCAGGCGGGTGGCACCGAGATGCTCGCCGCCGACGCTCGCGCACTGCACAAAATGGTGCGCGCGGCGGGCGGGGACTGCGTACTCGAGATCTGGCCCGGCCAGGTGCACGTCTTCCAGGCGCTGCCCGTGCTGGTCCCCGAGGCCGACCGGGCGCTGGCCCGTGCCGCCGACTTCCTGTGCGCGGCACAGGATTCCGTCACCGTCGAGAAGGTGAGCTGA
- a CDS encoding D-isomer specific 2-hydroxyacid dehydrogenase family protein encodes MSDTVVPIAVGPVRPEPTLLLKAVGEGGAEVTDLADARALIWAGTSPGEFPDQLPASIEWVQLPAAGVEDWFTAGIIARHPNVRFTSAAGAFANSVAEHALMLLLAGVRYLPEHLRAASWRQQDFFPHVGSLRGKTVTIVGAGGIGRALIPMLAPLGAQVIAVNRSGRPVTGPGIPDSVETVPADQLGKVWSRTDHVVIAAPATAATQHLLGAEELARLKPSSWVINVARGSLIDTDALVAALASGAIAGAGLDVTEPEPLPDGHPLWVLPNAIVTPHDSNPPQLRLAAFADHVAANVSRFVAGRELLAPIDPERGY; translated from the coding sequence ATGAGTGACACAGTCGTACCGATCGCTGTCGGCCCCGTCCGGCCCGAACCAACCCTGTTACTCAAAGCCGTCGGCGAGGGCGGCGCCGAGGTCACCGATCTCGCGGACGCGCGCGCCTTGATCTGGGCCGGCACCAGCCCCGGCGAGTTCCCCGACCAGCTGCCCGCGAGCATCGAATGGGTGCAGCTGCCCGCCGCCGGCGTCGAGGATTGGTTCACCGCCGGCATCATCGCCCGTCATCCGAACGTCCGCTTCACCTCGGCCGCAGGCGCTTTCGCCAACAGCGTGGCCGAGCACGCACTGATGCTGCTGCTCGCGGGCGTGCGCTACCTGCCCGAGCATCTGCGCGCGGCGAGCTGGCGGCAGCAGGATTTCTTCCCGCACGTGGGCAGTTTGCGCGGCAAGACCGTCACCATCGTCGGCGCGGGCGGTATCGGCCGTGCGCTGATTCCGATGCTGGCTCCGCTCGGCGCGCAGGTCATCGCGGTCAACCGGTCCGGTCGTCCGGTCACCGGTCCCGGCATCCCGGATTCGGTGGAGACCGTGCCCGCCGACCAGCTCGGCAAGGTGTGGAGCCGCACCGATCATGTCGTGATCGCGGCGCCCGCGACCGCCGCTACCCAGCATCTCCTCGGCGCGGAGGAACTGGCCCGGCTCAAGCCGTCGTCCTGGGTCATCAACGTCGCCCGGGGCAGCCTGATCGATACCGACGCCCTGGTCGCGGCGCTGGCTTCGGGCGCCATCGCGGGCGCGGGCCTCGATGTCACCGAACCGGAACCGCTGCCCGACGGCCACCCGCTCTGGGTGCTGCCGAATGCCATTGTCACACCGCATGATTCGAATCCGCCGCAGCTGCGGCTGGCTGCCTTCGCCGACCATGTCGCCGCGAATGTCAGCCGGTTCGTCGCAGGCCGGGAGCTGCTGGCGCCCATCGATCCCGAGCGCGGCTACTAG
- the ligD gene encoding non-homologous end-joining DNA ligase, with protein MAGKSGSPAIELDVGDRTVRISNPDRVYFPETGATKLDLVQYYLSVGDGIVNALRDRPCMLHRFPKGLAGDKVHQKRLPAGAPPWVPTVRVFFPRYSRTADELCVSELADVIWAVQMSTVEFHPWNSRRADTERPDEWRIDLDPMPDCPWSRVQRVAGVVHEVLDDLGAVGWPKTSGGHGLHVYVRIAPEWGFAEVRRAALAFAHEVERRAPDDVTTTWWRKDRDPKLLFVDYNQNARDHTIAAAYSVRGVPEATVSTPVRWDEIPDIDPRDFTMKTVPPRYAELGDLHADIDNAVFGIEQLLEWADRDSIAADPPEDQP; from the coding sequence GTGGCCGGTAAGTCTGGAAGTCCCGCGATCGAGCTCGATGTCGGGGATCGGACGGTGCGGATCTCGAATCCGGATCGGGTGTACTTCCCCGAGACCGGGGCGACGAAGCTCGACCTGGTCCAGTACTACCTGAGCGTCGGCGACGGCATCGTCAACGCGTTGCGCGACCGCCCCTGCATGCTGCACCGTTTCCCGAAGGGGCTGGCCGGGGACAAGGTCCATCAGAAGCGACTACCCGCGGGCGCCCCGCCGTGGGTTCCGACCGTCCGGGTGTTCTTCCCCCGCTACAGCCGCACCGCCGACGAATTGTGCGTCAGCGAGCTGGCCGACGTGATCTGGGCAGTGCAGATGTCGACGGTGGAGTTCCATCCCTGGAACTCCCGGCGCGCCGACACCGAGCGCCCCGACGAGTGGCGCATCGATCTGGATCCGATGCCGGACTGCCCGTGGTCGCGGGTGCAGCGGGTGGCCGGGGTGGTGCACGAGGTGCTCGACGACCTCGGTGCGGTCGGCTGGCCGAAAACCTCAGGGGGACACGGCCTCCACGTGTACGTGCGGATCGCGCCGGAGTGGGGTTTCGCCGAGGTCCGCCGCGCCGCGCTGGCTTTCGCGCACGAGGTCGAGCGCCGCGCACCCGACGACGTGACGACCACCTGGTGGCGCAAGGACCGCGATCCGAAGCTGCTGTTCGTCGACTACAACCAGAACGCCCGCGATCACACCATCGCCGCCGCCTACTCGGTGCGCGGAGTGCCGGAGGCGACGGTCTCGACCCCGGTTCGCTGGGACGAGATCCCCGATATCGATCCGCGCGACTTCACCATGAAAACCGTGCCGCCGCGCTACGCCGAACTGGGCGACCTGCACGCCGACATCGACAACGCGGTGTTCGGCATCGAGCAGCTACTGGAGTGGGCCGACCGCGACAGCATCGCCGCCGACCCACCCGAAGACCAGCCCTGA